Sequence from the Tenrec ecaudatus isolate mTenEca1 chromosome 6, mTenEca1.hap1, whole genome shotgun sequence genome:
ctcaaatagaaagcaaatgtgttgagaatgatgatggcaacaaatatacaaatgtgcttgatacaatgaatatATGTGTACTGAAAGATCTCCAAGAAAAGTACAAAGGCAAGTAAGTGAATTTGAGAAATTGCTTTTCTTGTTCCACCATGAGCTATATACTTTCAATGATGATCACTGCAACTGGAAAAGTCCTGTCACTAGACACAGTATTTTAAGAATTCGCCATTTTAAAGTAAAGCATTCCATTTACAAAAATCGAAAGGTttgcaaaaacaaaagcaaatgaaggcagaactcaATCAGGTAAGTGAATACCAATTCTGGCTTTTgcctcaggttttttttttccccttacttTCTAATACTCTCATGATTTCCTGTAGCCTTGGGCATGCACTGGGTGGAGACTCAGTCCTGCAGAATACTAGATCCCAAATCAATAAACTCTATCATCCCTAGTTCTgagaaaactgaaaaacaaaaacaaataggagctcacacacccccaaccaaattcactgccattgagtcaatgcagatAACCTTTCTTTTCTGAGTAGAAAGGAAAATTATTCTTCATAACTTCAAATTAGCTCTTTAAATTCTATGTACTAGTTGACCTTCAGGGAGCACTTGtgggattatgagttgggctgctaaccctgaactcagcagtttgaaaccactagctactcctcaggagaaagatgaggctttctactcctataaagaattacagttgaggaaacccacaaaggcagttctacccttccttgtaggatcacaatgagtctgagttgacttgatgacattgAGTTTTTGAGTAATTGTTCTTGGAGGTACAGATAGGACCTCACTTTAGATCAATGAAAGCAAGGAAGAACTTGAATTTACTGTTGTCCATGAAGGATTATGATATGTTTAGCATTTTTTGAGAACCCATTGAGAAGGCCCCCATTGATGAAATATCAGTGACCAGATTAACAGCCTTTATAAGTGGCCACTGGAAAAAAGTGACTCTGTGAAAGGGTTTCAGAAAAGTACAAgtcaatattaaaatgaaattattttaataatcttCACTTCTTTTTATTGCTTATTTAATCTGATTACAGTGAATTTTATAACTGCAAAGTACACATTACATAAATCAAATGCAATGTGAAAATAGATCTGTGTTTTTATAGATAAAAATGAGTTATTAGATGAGGATGATGAAGTAGCCTTAGAACCATGAAAGCCCTGTCCCCTAAACAGTGACCGCTGCTTGGACAAAAATGGTTTCAGGATTCACTTGTGATGATACCTAATCCAGATGATTTGCCTAGAGTACATAGCTTTCACTCTAAAAAGAAAAGACACATCGATGAAGTCAGCTAATTAGAGAAAATACATCCCCCCATACAGACAGTGAATGAATACTATGTGAGAAAATGAAATTTCTAGAGCCCCATAGACACCTTGCAGCTGCTCACACAGGAAATATGGCCACCATAACAGCAGGGTTCTTGGAAACTTTATTTAAATGTGAGATATCCCTCATTATACTGACTCCTTCCTGCTTGTCTTCTGGGCCCACCCATTTGGAATTGCCTTGCACTTCATCAATTCCtatctattatttttttcttatgtgTAGATCTAGGACTTTATATGCGTAACATATTTATTACTTAAGAGTATAGTGCCTTCCAAGaagttaattaaaaataatgatagcCTTCTGAGACAAATAATTTCACCATACGCAAAGCCTAAGGCAAATGCTTTAGAAGGATGAAATTAAATCAGCAAGTTCATAACAAAAACATTCTCGATAAAAATGATGAAAGGTTTAAAGAGTTAAAGGGAAATCTCCCTCCTGTCACAATTGTGTGCCATTCTTTCATGCACTCCTGATTTAGTTTATTTTACCAGATATTGTGGGGAACCAGAAATAATCCTTActgtaagttagcactttttggTGTGCAACGTTTTGCCAATTCTCTCTTTCCTTATCTCAGCACTGGATATGCTGCAAATACTTTCCCCAAGTTCTTCTCAGAGCTGCCTTCACCTCCTTGTTCTTCAGGCTGTAGATGAGGGGATTCAACATGGGAGTGACCACGGTGTATTGCACAGAGAAGATCAACTCCATGAGGGAACCTGAATTTGGCATAAGATTTCGGAGCAAGCCTGACCCATAGTAAAGAATCACGGCAGTGAGGTGGGAAgagcaggtggagaaggctttgCTTCTGCCTGAGGTGGAGCTGATGCTCACGATGGTGGAAATGATGTGCGCATATGATAAAAAAACCAACAGGAAGGTTCCCAGTCCGTGTAGGAGAGTGGAACAGAGCAATGCAGTGATGTTCCTGGAGACATCAGAGCAGGACAGAGGAAGAACAGATGGCATCTCACAGCTGTAGTGGTGGATGATTTGGGCCTCACAGAATACCAAGTTCATAGCTAGGATGATGTTGATGAACGCATCAAGGAAACCTAATGCCCAGGAGCCCCACACAAGTTGCATATACAACTGCTTATTCATGATCTGTCCATAGAGCAGAGGGTGGCAGATGGCAGCATAccggtcataggccatcactgAAAGCAGACAGGCTTctgtgcctgcagtgacaaacacAAAGAACACCTGAGCCAGACAACACCTTACTGAGATTGTTTTCCTCTGAGACAGGAGGTTCTCTAGCATCTTGGGTACAGTGACAGAAGAGAAGCAGAGATCGACGAAAGAGAGATGtccaaggaagaagtacatgggagtATGGAGATGGGAATCAGCCTTGATCACCAGCAGCATCATCAAGTTCCCCATCAGGGTGAGGAGGTAAATCCCCAGGAAGAGCACAAACAGCAGAGCCTGGACATAGGGGTCCTCAGACAGCCCGAGGAGGATGAACTCAGCGATGGTACTGTGATTCCTCAAGGCCATTTAGAAAGGCTGTTTCCTAGAAATGATATAAAAACACATGACAGACAAGGTTCTACTGTGCCTCACGCAATCTTCTCGTTGCATTGATTCTCTTCTATCACTGCTACTTAGTAAACATTTTTAGCTCCTCctatgaaacaatgggctcaaacacagctacgattgtgcggatggcacaggacttggcacagtgttttgttctgttgaccgtagcattgctatgagtcagaaacgactTACCAGCACCTGACAATAACAATCACAGCGTAGCCTAGGTGTTGTGTCTGTTACTTGGAACATGCATATGATGACATGTGTTTCCTACTCTTAAAATGGTTCCAGTCCATTGAAGGGCATGACGGTAGCATGAGAGGCTTATCTACAGAAAATAGTTCCTACGGCAATTAGTTTTAAGTTGCTGGAAGATGTCTCACAATTGGTGAAATTATGATGGCTGATGGTGCTGCCTACAATTTACATGCAGGGAATAGGTCATAACTTCCATATCTGAGCTATGTCTCTAGACAGGTTATTATAAAACAGCTAAATTGGTGGAAATGCAGCTCAAAATGTGACACACAGAGAGATCTGTATTAATATGACATCATATTTAAGCAAAACTTTTAAGAAATTGTCATTGCTTTAGAAACATATGGATTTGGGGAGCAATTAATTTGCATGAACGATGTGTTCAAGATTGAGAGAAAGTAAGTAAAGTTGGAGAAAACATGGGTAGTTCTGAAAAGCTGATGCTCAGCATAAAGTTGAGCCTCATAGATCAATGACTCAGCATGTGTTCTCTTGGTTCAGATTACATTCAAATACCAACTCCGCTAGTAAGTAGCTATATGATACATATATCTTTACATCGATTTCCTTGTAGGTAAATTGTAGATAataatagtacaaaagatttatGGATTAAATATGAAATTATATAAAAATCTATTTAAAAACACCTATTCTTAGTTATTTGACATataaaccaaaaaaaacaaacaactcttgccattgagtgattctgactcatagtgaacctgtacAGGGCTTCCCAACCCTGGTGACTCAGTTCAGTAAACATTGAACTGCCAATGAGAAggatagcagttcaaacccactagagggctttctccacgggagaaagattggATCTATAGTTGTCATCAATGATTATTCTAATTTtattcatcaccatcatcatattTATTAATATTATTCTTTGAGACTGTAATTATCAAAATCAGGCAAAATAAGATAGATTCTCATATAAgttgaaaaccccaaaacacactgtcattgaattgattctggctGAAGGCCCTATTAGCACTGTGGGataggcattgggctactaactggaaggttggtggttcaagccctccCACCACTCAGTCGAGAGGAAGATGAAAAGGTTTGCTAGTCTCAGACAccagagggtctctatgaatctgaatcaacttgatggcaatatatatatatataactaaaaaacaaacaaacaaagttgcTGCTGCCATTATTATTCTTAATAAAGAGAGGTATAAGGCAATCACTTTGAAATCACTAATGTTAGTAGCCACCGGCTTCAAGGCAAATTAGCAATTTAGAATTGTTTTGGAGTGGAAACTCTCAAGATGATAAATAACTTTGAAGTTATCGAGGACATTTTCactcagaaaagaaaagaaaacgcaGCCATACTCGCCCCTAGCTGCCAGAAGGAGGGAATAAGAAGTGCTTGGGACTGGGACTGGTCATTGATCGACCTTAACACCCACCCACGGCATTGTCAAGATGGATGCT
This genomic interval carries:
- the LOC142451063 gene encoding olfactory receptor 8S1-like, translated to MALRNHSTIAEFILLGLSEDPYVQALLFVLFLGIYLLTLMGNLMMLLVIKADSHLHTPMYFFLGHLSFVDLCFSSVTVPKMLENLLSQRKTISVRCCLAQVFFVFVTAGTEACLLSVMAYDRYAAICHPLLYGQIMNKQLYMQLVWGSWALGFLDAFINIILAMNLVFCEAQIIHHYSCEMPSVLPLSCSDVSRNITALLCSTLLHGLGTFLLVFLSYAHIISTIVSISSTSGRSKAFSTCSSHLTAVILYYGSGLLRNLMPNSGSLMELIFSVQYTVVTPMLNPLIYSLKNKEVKAALRRTWGKYLQHIQC